In Rhizobium sp. N324, a single genomic region encodes these proteins:
- a CDS encoding CYTH domain-containing protein, whose product MKATEIERKFLVRNDSWRARAGVSHVLQQGYLSRGDNPVRVRLIDGRSALLTIKFHTMGLAKDEYEYEIPVEEARDLLRHATGHVIEKTRYRVLHEGRHWEVDVFAGAYEGLTLAEIEMASEDDLPALPQWLGREVTGNKRYSNRAMAAASFKPPLNASGRMGAAASPL is encoded by the coding sequence GTGAAAGCGACCGAGATCGAGCGCAAATTTCTCGTGCGTAACGATAGCTGGCGCGCGCGCGCCGGTGTTTCGCATGTGCTGCAGCAGGGTTATTTGTCCCGCGGCGATAACCCGGTGCGTGTCCGTTTGATTGACGGTCGTTCCGCTTTGCTGACGATCAAATTCCATACGATGGGGCTTGCGAAAGACGAATATGAGTATGAGATTCCCGTCGAAGAGGCGCGAGACCTGCTTCGTCATGCGACTGGCCACGTCATTGAAAAGACCCGCTACCGGGTGCTTCACGAGGGCAGACACTGGGAAGTGGACGTCTTCGCCGGAGCCTATGAGGGATTGACGCTCGCCGAGATCGAAATGGCGAGCGAAGATGATCTGCCGGCGCTGCCGCAATGGCTCGGGCGGGAAGTCACGGGCAACAAACGCTATTCCAATCGCGCCATGGCCGCTGCCTCGTTCAAGCCGCCTCTGAATGCATCGGGGCGGATGGGGGCGGCAGCGTCGCCCCTCTGA
- a CDS encoding DUF2950 family protein produces the protein MRRQSIVIPLMLATALVTMPTTPALSQGQTDLAEYKAATSSPKFDSPTLALDRLKAVLAANNIGDLANLLGLDADRLRASNEAMIAYGLIREGAERQMILKDADAAKIVVIGDRLWPLPFPLTQDKDGKWSFDTQRGFEEIVNRRIGENELATIDTMHEYVAAQYQYASDDRDGDGIYEFAKKLISSPGKLDGLYWDPNVYPEESPASALVQTAAFGAAKRGEGYFGYRYRILTAQGDNVLGGKQSYVINGYMTGGFALIAWPVKYRVTGVQTFIVNGRSAIYQRDLGPETEQRAAAIKEFNPDANWTIVSE, from the coding sequence ATGAGACGTCAATCGATCGTAATCCCGCTCATGCTTGCGACAGCGCTTGTCACGATGCCGACGACGCCGGCGCTTTCGCAAGGGCAGACGGATCTCGCCGAATACAAGGCGGCAACATCCTCACCGAAATTCGACAGTCCAACTCTTGCCCTCGATCGGCTGAAAGCGGTGCTTGCCGCCAACAATATCGGCGATCTTGCGAATCTTCTCGGCCTGGACGCAGACAGGCTGCGCGCGAGCAATGAGGCGATGATCGCTTATGGATTGATCCGGGAAGGCGCCGAACGGCAGATGATCCTGAAAGACGCCGATGCTGCGAAAATCGTTGTGATCGGCGATCGGCTCTGGCCGCTGCCATTCCCGTTGACGCAGGACAAGGATGGGAAATGGTCCTTCGACACGCAACGCGGCTTCGAGGAGATCGTCAACCGGCGCATCGGCGAGAACGAACTGGCGACGATCGACACGATGCATGAATATGTGGCGGCGCAGTATCAATATGCATCCGACGACCGCGACGGCGACGGCATTTACGAGTTTGCCAAAAAACTGATCAGCAGTCCGGGCAAGCTTGACGGTCTCTACTGGGATCCGAACGTCTACCCGGAAGAAAGCCCGGCCAGCGCGCTAGTGCAAACGGCTGCCTTCGGCGCCGCCAAACGCGGCGAGGGTTATTTCGGATACCGCTATCGCATCCTGACCGCTCAGGGCGACAACGTGCTGGGCGGCAAACAAAGCTACGTCATCAATGGATATATGACCGGCGGCTTCGCACTCATCGCCTGGCCGGTCAAATATCGGGTGACCGGCGTGCAGACATTTATCGTCAACGGGAGGAGCGCCATCTATCAGCGCGATCTCGGCCCTGAGACGGAACAGCGCGCCGCCGCGATCAAGGAATTCAATCCGGATGCCAACTGGACCATTGTCAGCGAATAG